In one Rhinopithecus roxellana isolate Shanxi Qingling chromosome 1, ASM756505v1, whole genome shotgun sequence genomic region, the following are encoded:
- the LOC115898256 gene encoding 60S ribosomal protein L39 yields MSSHKTFRIKRFLAKKQKQNRPIPQWIRMKTGNKIRYNSKRRHWRRTKLGL; encoded by the coding sequence ATGTCTTCTCACAAGACTTTCAGGATTAAGCGATTcctggccaagaaacaaaagcaaaatcgtcccattccccagtggattcggatgaaaactggaaataaaataaggtacaACTCCAAAAGGAGACATTGGAGAAGAACCAAGCTGGGGCTATAA